The following coding sequences are from one Lysinibacillus sp. FSL W8-0992 window:
- a CDS encoding ABC transporter permease, whose protein sequence is MLGYILRRLLIAVPVLFGVSVINFIIMRMAPGNPVDMLVSPKLPEAARQAKMIELGLNDPAYIQYWNWLKNLVLHGDLGYSMITYEPVTELIASRMGPTIILMGTALILGLIIAIPIGIYSATKQYSKLDYTFVTGSFLGVSIPNFFLALLLVYIFSIQLNWLPSGGMKELGAEGSFGSLLWHMILPVTVLVASVAGRNIRYVRSGMLEIMGQDFLRTARAKGVKEFFVVNKHAMRNALIPIVTIIGLEISILFGGAVVIEQIFSWPGIGQLTLSSIMSRDYSTIMGLNLVAAFIVIASNILTDIVYAFVDPRIRKSYVGGGKR, encoded by the coding sequence ATGCTAGGATATATTTTAAGACGATTATTAATCGCCGTCCCCGTTTTATTTGGTGTATCGGTTATTAACTTCATTATTATGCGAATGGCACCAGGTAATCCTGTCGATATGCTCGTGAGCCCTAAGTTACCAGAGGCCGCAAGACAGGCTAAAATGATAGAATTAGGACTAAATGATCCAGCCTACATTCAATATTGGAATTGGTTAAAAAACTTAGTGTTGCATGGCGATTTAGGCTATTCAATGATTACGTATGAGCCTGTAACCGAGTTAATTGCGAGCCGAATGGGTCCGACAATTATTTTAATGGGAACAGCGTTAATATTAGGGTTAATTATTGCGATTCCAATTGGCATTTATAGTGCAACGAAGCAATATTCGAAACTTGATTATACATTTGTAACGGGTTCATTTTTAGGAGTTTCCATACCTAACTTCTTCTTGGCTTTATTATTAGTATATATTTTCTCAATTCAATTAAATTGGTTACCTTCAGGCGGTATGAAAGAATTAGGTGCTGAAGGAAGCTTCGGATCACTTTTATGGCATATGATTTTACCTGTGACAGTGCTTGTCGCAAGCGTTGCTGGGAGAAACATCCGTTATGTGCGTTCGGGCATGCTTGAAATTATGGGACAAGATTTTTTACGTACAGCTCGTGCAAAAGGAGTAAAAGAATTTTTCGTTGTGAATAAACATGCGATGCGAAATGCTTTAATTCCAATTGTAACAATTATCGGATTAGAGATTTCGATTTTATTTGGTGGAGCAGTTGTAATTGAGCAAATTTTCTCCTGGCCAGGTATTGGTCAGCTTACGCTTTCTTCCATTATGAGCCGTGATTACTCTACCATTATGGGATTAAACTTAGTAGCTGCATTCATTGTTATTGCTTCAAATATTTTAACGGATATTGTATACGCATTTGTCGACCCACGTATTCGCAAAAGCTATGTTGGGGGTGGCAAACGATGA
- a CDS encoding ABC transporter ATP-binding protein codes for MKKETEQNNSPLLVLEDVKTYYPFKTGFMNLKTDYVKAVDGVSFEIYEGETVGLVGESGCGKSTLGRTIIGLEPKTGGRILFNGQQMDYRTDRVSLSQQIQIVFQDPYSSLNPRQTIGSLLAEPLRVHKIVPTNEIAQEVDRLLALVGLPTTAKERYPHEFSGGQRQRVGIARALSLRPRLLICDEPVSALDVSIQAQILNLFKQLQNELGLTYLFIAHGLGAMKYISDRIAVMYAGKIVEMGKTEQIFLNPQHDYTKKLLNAYPKPDPTKRSIIRREKGTDAC; via the coding sequence ATGAAAAAGGAAACAGAGCAAAACAACTCTCCGTTACTTGTATTAGAAGATGTTAAAACGTACTATCCGTTTAAAACAGGCTTTATGAATTTAAAAACCGATTATGTGAAAGCAGTAGATGGCGTTTCATTCGAAATTTACGAAGGGGAAACAGTTGGGCTTGTAGGAGAATCTGGCTGTGGGAAATCAACGTTAGGGCGCACGATTATCGGTCTAGAACCGAAAACAGGGGGACGTATTCTATTTAATGGTCAACAAATGGATTATCGAACAGACCGCGTTAGCTTAAGTCAACAAATCCAAATTGTTTTCCAAGATCCATATTCTTCTTTAAATCCAAGACAAACAATCGGATCATTACTTGCAGAACCGCTACGCGTACATAAAATAGTCCCGACGAATGAGATAGCGCAGGAAGTAGACCGATTACTTGCGTTAGTGGGGCTACCAACGACAGCAAAAGAGCGTTACCCACACGAGTTTTCGGGTGGTCAACGCCAACGTGTCGGCATTGCTCGTGCGTTATCATTACGACCAAGATTATTAATTTGTGATGAGCCTGTATCGGCATTAGATGTATCGATTCAAGCGCAAATTTTAAACTTGTTTAAACAGCTTCAAAATGAATTAGGGTTAACATACTTATTCATTGCGCACGGTTTAGGTGCAATGAAATATATTAGTGATCGTATTGCAGTAATGTATGCCGGCAAAATTGTGGAGATGGGTAAAACAGAACAAATTTTCTTAAACCCTCAACATGATTATACAAAAAAATTATTAAATGCTTATCCGAAGCCAGATCCGACAAAACGAAGTATTATTCGCCGTGAAAAGGGGACAGATGCATGCTAG
- a CDS encoding ABC transporter ATP-binding protein → MESLLSVKQLKTAFETEYGKVVSVDDVSFDVKKGETLGIVGESGSGKSVTALSIMRLLGKRGSIEQGEITLEDKNLTALSNKEFQSLRGKEISMIFQEPMTALNPVFTIGHQLVEAILLHTDVDKKEAKAIAQNMLDKVGIPNAKRVMKQFPFSLSGGMRQRVMIAIALVCKPKLLIADEPTTALDVTVQAQIMRLMNELCYELQTSVLLITHDLGVVAEMADRVIVMYAGQVVEEADVFTLFERPLHPYTMGLMDSIPSMDFDGKQLKAIPGTIPGRYQNIVGCRFANRCAFATEHCKKQQPPLIEVEKGHKTRCFEWQKVAQGGEQK, encoded by the coding sequence ATGGAGAGTTTGCTAAGCGTAAAACAGCTGAAAACGGCATTCGAAACTGAATATGGAAAAGTAGTCAGTGTCGACGATGTTAGCTTTGATGTAAAAAAAGGTGAAACATTGGGGATTGTTGGTGAGTCGGGAAGCGGGAAAAGCGTAACAGCACTCTCTATTATGCGTCTATTAGGGAAACGCGGTTCAATTGAGCAAGGTGAGATTACATTAGAAGATAAAAACTTAACAGCTCTTTCTAATAAGGAATTTCAATCGTTACGAGGGAAAGAAATTTCAATGATTTTTCAAGAGCCAATGACCGCGTTAAATCCTGTTTTTACAATTGGTCATCAGCTAGTAGAGGCCATTTTACTCCATACAGATGTCGATAAAAAGGAAGCAAAAGCAATTGCTCAAAATATGTTAGATAAAGTTGGTATACCTAATGCTAAACGTGTGATGAAGCAATTCCCCTTCTCTTTATCAGGTGGAATGCGACAACGTGTCATGATTGCAATAGCTTTAGTATGTAAACCAAAGCTATTAATTGCGGACGAACCGACAACGGCGCTTGATGTAACGGTACAAGCACAAATCATGCGCTTAATGAATGAATTGTGTTATGAGCTGCAGACATCTGTTTTACTTATTACACATGATTTAGGTGTCGTTGCAGAAATGGCAGATCGTGTCATCGTTATGTATGCAGGGCAAGTTGTCGAAGAAGCAGATGTTTTTACATTGTTTGAACGACCATTACATCCATATACAATGGGCCTAATGGATTCAATTCCATCAATGGATTTTGACGGAAAACAATTAAAGGCAATACCAGGTACGATACCAGGGCGTTATCAAAATATTGTTGGCTGTCGTTTTGCAAACCGTTGCGCTTTTGCAACAGAGCATTGTAAAAAACAGCAACCACCATTAATTGAAGTTGAAAAAGGGCATAAAACGAGATGTTTTGAATGGCAAAAGGTCGCACAAGGAGGAGAGCAGAAATGA
- a CDS encoding ABC transporter substrate-binding protein, with the protein MFKNSKKVMLALLTMVVLVVLAACGNDKSSSEGKSSDKNVINIGVTYPASNINPLQPSGLVSTYVSNLLFLPLVDLDSKLNYQPMLADSITTENNQTFTINLNKEAKWTDGTDITTDDVIFTLELMANPVVASNYAYMFAIVEGLDDSGYLPQGSTSISGVTKVDEDTIQIKTKKPTTLSIFQDTVGRYLLTLPKAQLETLAVEELNASDFMQNPTVTSGPFIISKMDRAHFVEMVPNKDYFKGASTLDQLNFKVLQGNQIAAQLKSGEIDMNIPSAGVIPVSDYANVQGLDTLNTAYGEPLATQYMYINENVVPDVKQRQAISYAMNRQLIIDNLLKGAGEVTDGFFPSNSPYLNEGMKPVKYDLEKAKQLLAESRWDSSKKLKLAVLSGDATLEQAANIIVENLREAGITAEIQMMDFGTIIDEIVSQKYDLAILTVSITPINPLPDIAYFLGEGNPNAYNNARVNEILAALATEVDEVKIKALYGELQEITQQEVPMPSIYATTALGAVNKRVQGATPSDFGMFINVHEWTVK; encoded by the coding sequence ATGTTCAAAAACTCAAAAAAGGTTATGTTAGCGTTATTAACAATGGTAGTACTAGTTGTTTTAGCAGCTTGTGGTAACGATAAATCTTCTTCTGAAGGGAAGAGCAGCGATAAAAATGTTATTAATATCGGTGTTACGTATCCAGCTAGCAACATTAATCCATTACAACCTAGTGGATTAGTTTCTACTTATGTTTCAAATTTATTATTTTTACCATTAGTTGATTTAGATTCAAAATTAAACTATCAGCCAATGCTAGCTGATTCAATTACAACAGAAAATAATCAAACATTTACAATTAATTTAAACAAAGAAGCTAAATGGACAGATGGCACAGATATTACAACGGATGACGTAATCTTTACATTGGAATTAATGGCAAACCCTGTTGTGGCGTCAAACTATGCTTATATGTTTGCAATTGTTGAAGGCTTAGATGATAGTGGTTACTTACCACAAGGTTCCACTTCTATTTCAGGCGTTACAAAAGTAGACGAAGATACAATTCAAATTAAAACTAAAAAACCAACGACATTATCCATCTTCCAAGATACAGTAGGTCGTTATTTACTAACATTACCGAAGGCACAACTTGAAACACTTGCAGTTGAAGAGCTAAATGCAAGTGATTTCATGCAAAACCCAACAGTAACTTCTGGTCCATTTATCATTTCAAAAATGGATCGTGCACATTTTGTAGAAATGGTACCAAATAAAGATTACTTCAAAGGTGCTTCTACATTAGATCAATTAAACTTTAAAGTATTACAAGGGAATCAAATTGCTGCTCAATTAAAGAGCGGTGAAATTGATATGAATATCCCTTCAGCAGGTGTTATTCCCGTTTCAGATTATGCAAATGTGCAAGGTTTAGATACATTAAACACGGCTTATGGTGAGCCATTAGCTACACAATATATGTATATTAATGAAAACGTTGTGCCAGATGTGAAGCAACGTCAAGCGATTTCATATGCTATGAACCGTCAGTTAATTATTGATAATTTATTAAAAGGTGCTGGTGAAGTAACGGATGGCTTCTTCCCAAGCAATAGCCCGTACTTAAATGAAGGTATGAAACCAGTTAAGTATGACCTAGAAAAAGCAAAACAATTATTAGCTGAGTCTAGATGGGATTCAAGCAAAAAGTTGAAATTAGCTGTATTATCAGGTGATGCAACGTTAGAGCAAGCTGCAAACATCATCGTAGAAAACCTACGAGAGGCAGGTATTACAGCTGAAATCCAAATGATGGATTTCGGTACAATTATCGATGAAATCGTAAGTCAGAAGTATGATTTAGCGATTTTAACAGTATCCATTACACCAATTAACCCACTTCCGGATATTGCTTACTTCTTAGGAGAAGGTAATCCAAACGCTTATAACAATGCACGTGTCAATGAAATTTTAGCTGCATTAGCGACTGAAGTAGATGAAGTGAAAATTAAAGCGTTATACGGTGAATTACAAGAAATAACACAACAAGAAGTACCAATGCCATCAATTTATGCTACAACAGCATTAGGCGCAGTTAATAAACGAGTTCAAGGCGCTACACCAAGCGACTTCGGTATGTTCATTAACGTACACGAGTGGACTGTTAAATAA
- a CDS encoding DUF1684 domain-containing protein, with translation MHTTLQAWHKQRHLEVTGAQGDLSLIAMHELTSETTVKQIAGSWKPTNPSVPGLTLTALAEDQLFINGVLMEGMVNIIADKTIVQTTNGISAMATSQPGSMHLLAIWDENSSALQTFSHIDSYELNEQAIYNGNLIKDDAMIEFSHTGDDNRAARSHESIGVIEVEIGGALYRLRPFQSGLHSIIIFQDATSGNETYGMGRMLIIELLDDDTVLLDFNKAFLPPCAFSPYFNCPMPPMSNRIQSKVKAGEKQIISLDS, from the coding sequence ATGCATACCACATTACAAGCCTGGCATAAACAACGTCATTTAGAAGTAACGGGAGCACAAGGCGATTTAAGTTTAATCGCAATGCATGAGTTAACGAGTGAAACAACAGTTAAACAAATTGCTGGAAGTTGGAAGCCGACAAACCCATCTGTACCAGGTCTTACCTTAACGGCATTAGCTGAAGACCAATTATTTATAAACGGTGTGCTAATGGAAGGTATGGTGAATATTATTGCGGATAAAACTATCGTTCAAACTACTAACGGCATTTCTGCAATGGCTACAAGTCAGCCAGGCTCTATGCATTTACTAGCCATTTGGGATGAAAACAGCTCTGCACTTCAAACGTTTAGTCATATTGATTCGTACGAATTGAACGAACAAGCAATTTATAATGGAAATCTTATAAAAGATGATGCGATGATTGAGTTTTCTCACACGGGAGATGACAATCGTGCAGCGCGTAGTCATGAATCAATAGGTGTTATTGAAGTGGAAATTGGCGGAGCGCTATATAGATTACGACCTTTTCAATCTGGACTACACTCAATTATTATTTTCCAAGATGCAACAAGTGGTAACGAAACATACGGTATGGGTCGTATGTTAATCATCGAACTATTAGACGATGATACAGTGCTTCTTGATTTTAATAAAGCCTTTTTACCGCCATGCGCATTTTCACCTTACTTTAACTGTCCGATGCCACCTATGAGCAATCGCATTCAAAGTAAAGTGAAGGCAGGCGAAAAGCAAATCATTTCATTGGATTCATAA